CGTGCTCTGTTCGAGCTGCGCGAGCACGGTGCGCAACTGCGGCGGCAACTGTCGCAGCATCGGGCGCCGGGCCAGTGTCGTCAGCGTGGCCAGCAACGGCGCGTAGCCATTCTGCTGGGGCAGCCGCTCGCGCAGCGCGCGGCCCACCACCTGTTCGGTCGAAGTGGTCACGTCGCCGATCACTTCCAGCAGCGGCTGCGGCCCCAGGCTCAGCACGCGAACCTGGAACTGTGGCGGCAACTGCGTGCCGGGCGGCTCGGCTTCGACCGTGAGCGCGCCGATCTGCAGCACCAGCATGCCCTGCGGCGACATGTTCATCGGACGCGCGGAAAACACGCTGCCGATGCGCCACGCATCCGCACCGGCGCCGGCGCCACTGGCGGCGCCGGCCCAGGTCAATGCGGCGATGCTGGTCGGTTGGATGTTCAAGGAAGAGGTCCTGTGACAGGTGACGCTAAGGAGTTCACCGGCGTACGGACAGGGCATCGGCCGGATCGGCAGGAACTTGAGGGGTGTCCGTCGCTTTTCGTCGCGATTGCTGCGAAAGCCCGTCGACAGCGCGCCGGATCGCCCTAAAGCAAGGCCGACAACGGCCGATAAAAGTCCCGCATGCAAAAGGCAGCGAGGTCGGAGCAGGGCATGGGCAAGTCATCGGACAAGGCAGCAGGCAAGGCCGCGGAAGCGCCGGTACAGCCGGTCGTACTGCCGGCAGATTGCCGCCTGGCCGAGGTTTCGGCGCTGCGTGGCCAGTTGCTGGATGCATTGAAAGCCCCGTCCAGCGAGCTGGATGGGGCAGGCGTGGAGCGGGTGGACGGCACGGCGGTGCAGCTGCTGGTGGCGTTCTGCCGCGACGCGAAAAAACACCAACACGCAGTGCGCTGGCTGGGGGCGAGCGATGCGCTGCGCGAAGCCGCGGCGTTGCTGGGTGTGGACCGGATGTTGGATTTGCCGGCCGTGCGGCCGGCCTGAACTCGAGGTGGACGATGGCAAAGATTCTGGCAGTAGACGATTCGGCATCGATGCGCGGCATGGTGGCTTTCACCCTGCGTGGCGCGGGGCATGAGGTAAGCGAGGCCGAGAATGGGGAGCTGGCGCTCGGGGTAGCCCGCGGCGACCGCTTCGACCTGGTGCTGGCCGACGTCAACATGCCGGTGATGGACGGTATCAGCATGGTGCGCGAGCTGCGCACGATGGACACGTACAAGGGCGTGCCGATCCTGATGCTGACGACCGAGTCGAACACCGAGAAGAAGATGGAAGGCAAGGCCGCCGGGGCCACCGGCTGGCTGGTCAAGCCGTTCGATCCCGAGCAGTTGCTGGCCACCGTCAAGCGCGTACTTGGCTGAGGATGTATCCATGAGCAACGGCGGACTGGCGCAGTTCCAACAGGTATTCATCGAAGAGAGCCTGGAAGGGCTCGACATGATGGAGTCGTCGTTGCTCGCGCTCGACGAAGGTGGCGACGCGGAGCTGGTGCACGGCATTTTCCGCGCCGCCCATTCGATCAAGGGTGGTGCGGCGACCTTCGGTTTTCCGGAGATGTCATCGTTCACCCATGAGGCCGAGTCGCTGCTGGACGAAGTGCGCAGCGGCAAGCGGCAGATCGATTCGGCGATCGTCGAGCTGCTGTTGCGGACCGTCGACTGCCTGCGTTCGATGTTTGCCCGTGCCCAGGCCGGGCAGCCCCTGAACGACGAGGTGGCCGACGGCCTGCGGCGTGAATTGGCGGCGGCGATGGGGCGCGGCGAACCGGCTGCGGCGCAGGCGCGCCGTGCGCTGGACCAGGCCGACGCCTGGACGATCGGTTTCCGCCCGCACCCGGGCATGCCGGCAGGCGGCAACGACCCGCTGCGGCTGATCCGCGAGCTGGGCGAGCTGGGCCGTCTCGACGTCAGTGCCGAGTTGGACCGGCTGCCGGCGCTGGACGCGCTCGATCCCACCGAATGTCATATCGGCTGGGCCCTCCAGCTGCATGGTCCGGTCAAGCGCGACGCCATCACCGCAGTGTTCGACTGGGTCGAAGGCGAATGCGATCTCTCGATCGAACCGGTGCATGGCGTGAGCCAGGCGCCGCAAGCGGCTCCGGCAGCGACGCCGAAGGCCGTACCCGCAGCGGCTGCTGCCGATGCTCCGCGTGCCGCCGCTGGCGCCGCGAGCGCCGAATCCGGTTCGGTGCGTGTGTCGACCGACAAGATCGACGGACTGATCAACCTGGTGGGCGAGCTGGTGATTACCCAGTCCATGCTCGACACCTTCCGCGAAGGCGTCGATGCCTCGCGGCTGGCCATGCTGGAACAGGGCCTGGCCCAGCTGGCGCGGCATACGCGCGAGCTGCAGGAAAGCGTGATGGGCATCCGCATGCTGCCGATCGCGTCGGTGTTCAACCGCTTCCCGCGCATGGTGCGCGACATCAGCCAGAAGCTGGGCAAGCAGGTCAAGCTGGAGCTGGTCGGCGAACAGACCGAGCTGGACAAGACGGTACTGGAAAAAATCGGCGATCCGCTGGTGCACCTGGTGCGCAACGCGATCGACCATGGTCTGGAAACACCGGAAAAGCGTGCCGCCAACGGCAAGTCCGATACCGGCACGCTGACCCTGGAGGCCTTCCATCGCGGTGGCAGCATCGTGGTGGAAGTGCTCGACGACGGCGCCGGCCTGAACCGCGACGCGATCGTGGCCAAGGCGGTCGAGCGTGGCCTGATTCCCAGCGGCGAAGGACTCAGCGACGAAGCGGTCGCCGACCTGATCTTCCAGCCAGGCTTCTCCACCGCCTCGGTGACCACCGACCTTTCCGGTCGTGGCGTGGGTATGGACGTGGTCCGCCGCAACGTGGCCGATCTCGGCGGCACGGTGGTCGTGCGCAGCGTGGCCGGCAAGGGCAGCACCTTCACCATCACGTTGCCGCTGACGCTGGCGATCATCGAAGGGCTGACCACCGCCGTGGGCGAGGAAAGCTACATCGTGCCGCTGGTGTCGATCGTCGAGTCGGTGCAGGTGAAGGCCGATGCCGTGCGCGGTGTGGTCGGCGGTGGCGAGCTGTTCCGCTTCCGTGGCGAATACCTGCCGGTGATCCGTCTGCATGAAGTCTTCGGCTGTGCCGGAGCGGTGCGCGACGTCGCCGAAGGGCTGATCGTCGTGGTCGAGGCCGAGGGCGGCCGGGTCGGCCTGTTCGTGGACCGTCTGGTCGGTCAGCAGCAGGCCGTTGTGAAATCGCTGGAAGCCAATTATCGACGCGTGCAGGGCGTGTCGGGTGCCACCATCCTGGCCGACGGCTCGGTGGCGCTGATCGTGGATGTCGCCGGCCTGGTCCGTCTGCAGAGCAGGCGCAAAGCGGCCTGATAGCGGGTCGCCAACGTTCCACCCCGTCGTGACAGGAAGCCAAGACCGCCATCGCAACCGATGGCGGTGTGCAGTACAGGGAATGAAGCCGGGCTCCACTTTCTGCCCCTCATTCTGATAGGTCCTATCGTGAAGTCTCCTCTGAAATACGTTGGTCGCCTGAGCCTGCGGGCACGGGTGTGGCTGGTGATCGCGTTCGTCATCGCCGGTCTGGTCGCCCTGACCGTGATTTCCGCGCTGGAAAGCCGCAACCTGCAGATGCAGGCGCGCACCCGCGCCCTGAGCGATGAGGTGGCCACGGCCACGTCGCTGCTCGACAGTTACCGGGCGCGTGCCCAGGCCGGCGAGTTCAGCCAGCAGGAAGCCGAGAAGCGTGCGCTGGCCGACCTGGCCAAGCTGCGCTGGGACCACGGCGTCGGCTACCTGTTCGCGTTCGACTCGAACTACGTGATGCGCATGCACGGCGTGATGCCCAAGCTGGTCGGTACCAATATCAGGAACGGCGCCGACATCAACGGCAAGCACATGTACCAGGCCATGGTGAAGGCCGACCTGAGCGATGGCCACGGCCTGACCCAATACGTGTGGCCGATGCCGGGCACCAAGAAGAACGAGCCGAAGATCGCGTACAGCGCGTGGTACCGGCCGTGGGACCTGCATGTCGCCACCGGCGCCTACTATGTCGACATCAACGCGCAGTTCCGGCAGATGCTGGAGGATAGCCTGCTGCGGGCCCTGCTGGTCGCGTTGCTGGTGATCGGCGTGGTGTGGTTGTCGATGCGCAGCATCCGCGACAGCATCGGCGGCGAGCCGGCCATGGCCGTGGGCCTGATGAACCGCATGGCCGATGGTGACCTGGCGCTGGACGGCGAAGCCGGGCTGGCAGCGGAGCCGGGCAGCATGCTGCATGCCATGCAGCGCATGTACCACAAGCTGGTCGAGGTCGT
This window of the Dyella sp. A6 genome carries:
- a CDS encoding response regulator; protein product: MAKILAVDDSASMRGMVAFTLRGAGHEVSEAENGELALGVARGDRFDLVLADVNMPVMDGISMVRELRTMDTYKGVPILMLTTESNTEKKMEGKAAGATGWLVKPFDPEQLLATVKRVLG
- a CDS encoding chemotaxis protein CheA yields the protein MSNGGLAQFQQVFIEESLEGLDMMESSLLALDEGGDAELVHGIFRAAHSIKGGAATFGFPEMSSFTHEAESLLDEVRSGKRQIDSAIVELLLRTVDCLRSMFARAQAGQPLNDEVADGLRRELAAAMGRGEPAAAQARRALDQADAWTIGFRPHPGMPAGGNDPLRLIRELGELGRLDVSAELDRLPALDALDPTECHIGWALQLHGPVKRDAITAVFDWVEGECDLSIEPVHGVSQAPQAAPAATPKAVPAAAAADAPRAAAGAASAESGSVRVSTDKIDGLINLVGELVITQSMLDTFREGVDASRLAMLEQGLAQLARHTRELQESVMGIRMLPIASVFNRFPRMVRDISQKLGKQVKLELVGEQTELDKTVLEKIGDPLVHLVRNAIDHGLETPEKRAANGKSDTGTLTLEAFHRGGSIVVEVLDDGAGLNRDAIVAKAVERGLIPSGEGLSDEAVADLIFQPGFSTASVTTDLSGRGVGMDVVRRNVADLGGTVVVRSVAGKGSTFTITLPLTLAIIEGLTTAVGEESYIVPLVSIVESVQVKADAVRGVVGGGELFRFRGEYLPVIRLHEVFGCAGAVRDVAEGLIVVVEAEGGRVGLFVDRLVGQQQAVVKSLEANYRRVQGVSGATILADGSVALIVDVAGLVRLQSRRKAA
- a CDS encoding STAS domain-containing protein, which encodes MGKSSDKAAGKAAEAPVQPVVLPADCRLAEVSALRGQLLDALKAPSSELDGAGVERVDGTAVQLLVAFCRDAKKHQHAVRWLGASDALREAAALLGVDRMLDLPAVRPA